The Desulfuromonas versatilis genome has a segment encoding these proteins:
- the gluQRS gene encoding tRNA glutamyl-Q(34) synthetase GluQRS, translated as MSPHSQQSKTIGRFAPSPTGALHFGSLVTAVGSYCLARREGGLWLLRMEDLDLPRVVPGAADAILRTLEGLGFEWDGEVVYQSRRTSAYEAALERLRAKHLVFDCACSRKEVTASAPHVGEEGPIYPGTCRDGLPPGRRPRALRFRVPEQAVCFTDGLFGPLEQHLADGVGDFVLRRADGLFAYQLAVVVDDAEAGVNQVVRGADLLWSTPRQICLHGCLDNPVPRYLHLPLALAADGEKISKRHGQLELPPFGQGGALLQAVLSFLGQPVPAALAGAPAREVLAWGSAYFDPARIPAASRYFDLSATTGYTHSL; from the coding sequence ATGTCCCCCCACAGCCAACAATCCAAGACGATCGGCCGTTTTGCCCCCAGTCCCACCGGCGCGCTGCACTTCGGCTCGCTGGTCACCGCCGTGGGCAGCTACTGCCTGGCCCGCCGCGAAGGGGGGCTTTGGCTGCTGCGCATGGAGGACCTCGACCTGCCGCGGGTGGTTCCCGGGGCCGCGGACGCCATTTTGCGCACCCTCGAGGGGCTGGGCTTCGAATGGGACGGCGAGGTGGTCTACCAGAGCCGGCGCACCTCGGCCTACGAGGCCGCCCTGGAGCGGCTGCGGGCCAAGCACCTGGTGTTCGATTGCGCCTGTTCGCGCAAGGAGGTGACGGCCAGCGCCCCCCACGTGGGGGAGGAGGGGCCGATCTACCCAGGCACCTGCCGCGACGGCCTGCCCCCGGGGCGGCGGCCGCGGGCCCTGCGCTTTAGGGTGCCGGAGCAGGCGGTCTGCTTCACCGACGGCCTGTTCGGCCCCCTCGAGCAGCACTTGGCCGACGGGGTGGGCGACTTCGTGCTGCGCCGCGCCGACGGGCTGTTCGCCTACCAGCTGGCGGTGGTGGTGGACGATGCCGAGGCCGGGGTCAACCAGGTGGTGCGCGGCGCCGACCTGCTCTGGTCGACCCCCCGACAGATCTGCCTGCACGGCTGCCTGGACAACCCGGTGCCCCGCTACCTGCACCTGCCGCTGGCGCTGGCCGCCGACGGCGAAAAGATCAGCAAGCGCCACGGCCAGCTGGAGCTTCCCCCTTTCGGGCAGGGGGGCGCCTTGCTGCAGGCGGTGTTGAGCTTTCTCGGCCAGCCGGTGCCCGCGGCCCTGGCCGGGGCCCCGGCCAGGGAGGTGCTGGCTTGGGGGTCCGCGTACTTCGACCCGGCCCGCATCCCCGCCGCCTCGCGGTATTTCGATTTGTCCGCCACCACCGGCTATACACATTCGCTTTGA
- a CDS encoding RrF2 family transcriptional regulator has translation MIITRATEYAIRALFHMAKQPRGEVVLKKDICQSQEITPAFLTKILQPLIRKGIVGSQRGVGGGFYLLKDPAEVTLLDVIEAEEGPLYLNQCLAPEGSCKRDVFCPMHGAWREIRGEMMAVMGRYSFARLVQDESLLPRANKP, from the coding sequence GTGATCATTACCCGCGCCACCGAATACGCCATCCGCGCCCTTTTCCACATGGCCAAGCAGCCCCGGGGCGAAGTCGTCCTGAAAAAGGACATCTGCCAAAGCCAGGAGATCACCCCGGCCTTTCTGACCAAGATCCTGCAGCCGCTGATCCGCAAGGGGATCGTCGGCTCGCAGCGCGGCGTCGGCGGCGGCTTCTACCTGCTCAAGGACCCGGCCGAGGTCACCCTGCTCGACGTCATCGAGGCCGAGGAGGGGCCGCTCTACCTCAACCAGTGCCTCGCCCCCGAGGGGTCCTGCAAGCGGGATGTCTTCTGCCCGATGCATGGCGCCTGGCGGGAAATCCGCGGGGAAATGATGGCGGTGATGGGGCGCTACAGCTTCGCCCGGCTGGTGCAGGACGAAAGCCTGCTGCCCCGGGCGAACAAACCCTGA
- the cysK gene encoding cysteine synthase A, translating to MSRIFEDNSLSIGRTPLVRLHRLAPQGGATILGKIEGRNPAYSVKCRIGASMIWDAEKKGLLGPGKEIVEPTSGNTGIALAFVAAARGIPITLTMPETMSMERRKVLKAFGANLVLTPGAKGMSGAIAAAEELAGSAPDKYVLLHQFKNPANPAIHEQTTGPEIWEDTCGDVDVLVSGVGTGGTITGISRYFKKTRGKQILSVAVEPADSPVITQRLAGQDLQPGPHKIQGIGAGFIPDTLDLAMVDQVEQVSNDEAIDFARRLAKEEGILAGISCGAAVAVASKLAAKPEFKGKKIVVILPDSGERYLSSVLFEGIV from the coding sequence ATGAGCCGGATTTTCGAAGATAATTCCCTGTCGATCGGCCGCACCCCGCTGGTCAGACTGCACCGCCTCGCCCCCCAGGGGGGAGCGACCATCCTCGGCAAGATCGAGGGGCGCAACCCGGCCTATTCGGTCAAGTGCCGCATCGGCGCCTCAATGATCTGGGATGCCGAGAAAAAAGGGCTGCTCGGCCCGGGCAAGGAGATCGTCGAACCGACCAGCGGCAACACCGGCATCGCCCTGGCGTTTGTCGCCGCGGCCCGGGGAATCCCCATCACCCTGACCATGCCCGAGACCATGAGCATGGAGCGCCGCAAGGTGCTCAAGGCCTTCGGCGCCAACCTGGTGCTGACCCCCGGCGCCAAGGGGATGAGCGGCGCCATTGCCGCGGCCGAGGAGTTGGCCGGATCCGCCCCGGACAAATACGTCCTGCTCCACCAGTTCAAGAACCCGGCCAACCCGGCGATCCACGAACAGACCACCGGCCCGGAGATCTGGGAGGATACCTGCGGCGACGTCGACGTGCTGGTCTCCGGCGTCGGCACCGGCGGCACCATCACCGGCATCTCCCGCTACTTCAAAAAGACCCGCGGCAAGCAGATCCTCTCGGTGGCGGTGGAACCCGCCGACAGCCCGGTGATCACCCAGCGGCTCGCCGGCCAGGACCTGCAGCCGGGCCCCCACAAGATCCAGGGGATCGGCGCCGGCTTCATCCCCGACACCCTCGATTTGGCGATGGTCGACCAGGTCGAGCAGGTAAGCAACGACGAGGCCATCGACTTCGCGCGGCGCCTCGCCAAAGAGGAAGGGATTCTCGCCGGCATCTCCTGCGGCGCTGCGGTTGCGGTGGCTTCGAAGCTGGCGGCCAAGCCCGAATTCAAGGGAAAAAAAATCGTCGTCATTCTTCCCGACTCCGGTGAGCGCTACCTGAGCAGCGTCCTTTTCGAAGGGATCGTCTGA